Proteins co-encoded in one Gammaproteobacteria bacterium genomic window:
- a CDS encoding CHRD domain-containing protein, with translation MCRRLVVLALGLGLAGVAAGAPPQRFSAQLFGFDLNGRPVTTNAVGHAVVEVIDGGTALSFRVEVAGIENLLMAHIHVAPEPVEVTDPAGPIAYWITGGPPPETTVTERVNGSLGAGFVITDGQVDDWNPLEEGSGTVQGLIDAILQGRASVVVHTDDLDPSTPTGRAGDSRAGEIRGTLR, from the coding sequence ATGTGCAGACGGCTCGTCGTGCTCGCTCTCGGCCTCGGCTTGGCCGGCGTCGCCGCCGGGGCGCCCCCGCAGCGCTTCTCGGCCCAGCTCTTCGGCTTCGACCTGAACGGCCGGCCGGTGACCACCAACGCGGTCGGCCACGCGGTCGTCGAGGTGATCGACGGCGGCACGGCGCTGTCCTTTCGAGTGGAGGTTGCGGGGATCGAGAATCTCCTGATGGCGCACATTCACGTGGCCCCCGAGCCGGTCGAGGTCACCGATCCGGCCGGCCCGATCGCCTACTGGATCACCGGCGGGCCGCCGCCGGAGACGACGGTGACGGAGCGCGTGAACGGCAGCCTCGGCGCCGGCTTCGTCATCACGGACGGCCAGGTCGACGACTGGAACCCGCTCGAAGAAGGCAGCGGCACCGTGCAAGGGCTGATCGACGCGATCTTGCAGGGACGCGCGTCCGTGGTCGTGCATACCGACGACCTCGACCCGTCGACGCCCACGGGCAGGGCCGGCGATTCGCGCGCGGGGGAGATCCGCGGCACGCTGCGGTAA